One segment of Falco peregrinus isolate bFalPer1 chromosome 4, bFalPer1.pri, whole genome shotgun sequence DNA contains the following:
- the LOC114011334 gene encoding myelin-oligodendrocyte glycoprotein-like, which yields MKLETGLWMVACLLLASLPRGQPDTTCHAFVGETVILPCTTTSPRELTLSNSMLYWQIDSVVVHFFHNGKDSLASQDKRYHGRTSLFGDQVKHGNFSLKLSNVQLLDAAEYSCIYKQTGDHPSKTQKSKIKLIVSAPSSIEEVPSPSGYSQISSRSSADAPCLAVLPLSFYLLVTLGGWHF from the exons atgaaact GGAGACTGGTCTCTGGATGGTTGCCTGCTTACTGCTTGCATCTTTACCCAGAG GTCAACCAGACACTACGTGCCATGCATTTGTTGGAGAAACTGTCATTTTGCCTTGCACCACCACCTCTCCCAGAGAGCTGACCCTTTCCAATTCAATGCTCTACTGGCAGATAGACTCTGTCGTGGTACATTTTTTTCACAATGGGAAAGATTCACTGGCGTCCCAGGACAAACGTTACCATGGCAGAACCAGTCTTTTTGGGGATCAGGTGAAGCATGGCAACTTTTCCTTAAAGCTCTCCAACGTCCAATTACTGGACGCAGCTGAATATTCTTGCATCTACAAACAAACTGGGGATCATcccagcaaaacacagaaatctaAAATTAAACTCATTGTATcag ctccatCTAGCATTGAGGAGGTACCTTCCCCTTCTG gataCAGTCAGATTTCCTCCAGAAGTTCTGCTGATGCGCCATGTCTGGCTGTGCTTCCCCTCTCTTTCTACCTCCTGGTCACACTAGGGGGTTGGCACTTTTAA